The following are encoded together in the Pungitius pungitius chromosome 7, fPunPun2.1, whole genome shotgun sequence genome:
- the LOC119216773 gene encoding guanine nucleotide-binding protein G(q) subunit alpha-like isoform X1, with amino-acid sequence MTLDSMMACCLSEEAKESKRINAEIEKQLRRDKRDARRELKLLLLGTGESGKSTFIKQMRIIHGSGYTDEDKKGFTKLVYQNIFTSMQAMIRATETLKIPYKYEQNKNNAQVVREVDVEKIASFEQPYTSAIKMLWADPGIQEAYDRRREYQLSDSTKYYLSDLDRIAEPCYLPTQQDVLRVRIPTTGIIEYPFDLQSIIFRMVDVGGQRSERRKWIHCFENVTSIMFLVALSEYDQVLVESDNENRMEESKALFRTIITYPWFQNSSVILFLNKKDLLEEKIMYSHLVDYFPEFDGPQRDAQAGREFILKMFVDLNPDSDKIIYSHFTCATDTENIRFVFAAVKDTILQLNLKEYNLV; translated from the exons ATGACTTTAGACTCCATGATGGCTTGTTGCCTGAGTGAAGAGGCGAAGGAGTCCAAGCGAATCAACGCCGAGATCGAGAAGCAACTTCGGCGAGACAAGAGGGACGCGAGGCGGGAGCTGAAGCTTCTTCTGCTGG GGACTGGAGAGAGTGGCAAGAGCACCTTCATCAAGCAGATGAGAATAATCCATGGGTCAGGCTACACGGATGAGGATAAGAAGGGCTTCACCAAACTGGTCTACCAGAACATCTTCACCTCCATGCAGGCCATGATCCGTGCAACGGAGACCCTCAAGATCCCGTACAAGTACGAACAGAACAAG AACAACGCCCAGGTGGTGCGCGAGGTGGACGTGGAGAAGATTGCCTCATTCGAGCAGCCTTACACCAGCGCGATAAAGATGCTGTGGGCTGACCCTGGCATCCAGGAGGCCTACGAtcgcaggagagagtaccagctCTCCGACTCAACCAAATA CTATCTAAGTGATCTGGATCGTATCGCTGAACCGTGCTATCTACCAACCCAACAGGACGTGCTTAGGGTTCGAATCCCAACCACTGGGATCATAGAATACCCTTTCGACTTGCAGAGCATCATTTTCAG GATGGTGGATgtggggggtcagaggtcagagcggAGGAAGTGGATCCACTGCTTCGAGAACGTCACCTCCATCATGTTTCTGGTGGCGCTCAGCGAGTACGACCAGGTCCTGGTGGAGTCGGACAACGAG AATCGAATGGAGGAGAGTAAAGCCCTGTTCAGGACCATCATCACATATCCATGGTTCCAAAACTCCTccgtcatcctcttcctcaacaaGAAGgatctgctggaggagaagatcatGTATTCTCACCTGGTCGACTACTTCCCGGAGTTTGATG GCCCGCAGAGGGACGCGCAAGCCGGTCGCGAGTTCATCTTGAAGATGTTTGTGGACTTGAACCCCGACAGTGACAAGATCATCTACTCCCACTTCACGTGCGCCACCGACACGGAGAACATCCGCTTCGTCTTCGCCGCCGTCAAAGACACCATCCTGCAGCTCAACCTCAAGGAGTACAACCTGGTgtga
- the LOC119216773 gene encoding guanine nucleotide-binding protein G(q) subunit alpha-like isoform X2: MMACCLSEEAKESKRINAEIEKQLRRDKRDARRELKLLLLGTGESGKSTFIKQMRIIHGSGYTDEDKKGFTKLVYQNIFTSMQAMIRATETLKIPYKYEQNKNNAQVVREVDVEKIASFEQPYTSAIKMLWADPGIQEAYDRRREYQLSDSTKYYLSDLDRIAEPCYLPTQQDVLRVRIPTTGIIEYPFDLQSIIFRMVDVGGQRSERRKWIHCFENVTSIMFLVALSEYDQVLVESDNENRMEESKALFRTIITYPWFQNSSVILFLNKKDLLEEKIMYSHLVDYFPEFDGPQRDAQAGREFILKMFVDLNPDSDKIIYSHFTCATDTENIRFVFAAVKDTILQLNLKEYNLV; this comes from the exons ATGATGGCTTGTTGCCTGAGTGAAGAGGCGAAGGAGTCCAAGCGAATCAACGCCGAGATCGAGAAGCAACTTCGGCGAGACAAGAGGGACGCGAGGCGGGAGCTGAAGCTTCTTCTGCTGG GGACTGGAGAGAGTGGCAAGAGCACCTTCATCAAGCAGATGAGAATAATCCATGGGTCAGGCTACACGGATGAGGATAAGAAGGGCTTCACCAAACTGGTCTACCAGAACATCTTCACCTCCATGCAGGCCATGATCCGTGCAACGGAGACCCTCAAGATCCCGTACAAGTACGAACAGAACAAG AACAACGCCCAGGTGGTGCGCGAGGTGGACGTGGAGAAGATTGCCTCATTCGAGCAGCCTTACACCAGCGCGATAAAGATGCTGTGGGCTGACCCTGGCATCCAGGAGGCCTACGAtcgcaggagagagtaccagctCTCCGACTCAACCAAATA CTATCTAAGTGATCTGGATCGTATCGCTGAACCGTGCTATCTACCAACCCAACAGGACGTGCTTAGGGTTCGAATCCCAACCACTGGGATCATAGAATACCCTTTCGACTTGCAGAGCATCATTTTCAG GATGGTGGATgtggggggtcagaggtcagagcggAGGAAGTGGATCCACTGCTTCGAGAACGTCACCTCCATCATGTTTCTGGTGGCGCTCAGCGAGTACGACCAGGTCCTGGTGGAGTCGGACAACGAG AATCGAATGGAGGAGAGTAAAGCCCTGTTCAGGACCATCATCACATATCCATGGTTCCAAAACTCCTccgtcatcctcttcctcaacaaGAAGgatctgctggaggagaagatcatGTATTCTCACCTGGTCGACTACTTCCCGGAGTTTGATG GCCCGCAGAGGGACGCGCAAGCCGGTCGCGAGTTCATCTTGAAGATGTTTGTGGACTTGAACCCCGACAGTGACAAGATCATCTACTCCCACTTCACGTGCGCCACCGACACGGAGAACATCCGCTTCGTCTTCGCCGCCGTCAAAGACACCATCCTGCAGCTCAACCTCAAGGAGTACAACCTGGTgtga
- the LOC119217182 gene encoding guanine nucleotide-binding protein subunit alpha-11-like — translation MAGCWQWCHRSCACCLSEEEKTNLAVDKEIKRILKQQKKKERREIKILLLGTGESGKTTFIRQMRIIHGRGFSEEERRTFAKCIFQNIVTAMKAMTGAMTTLRIPYHNPGNEIYAKRLQDVNTVQVSQLERGYVDGIRRLWADSGIRACYSRRCEYQLLDSTEYYMSNLDRISAPDYIPTEQDVLRVRFPTSGIHDYSFTINKITLRIVDVGGQKSERRKWIHCFENVTSLIFLASLSEYDQVLEERDTINRMHESLALFYTTIHSPWFLNTSIILFLNKTDILADKVQTSDLQKYFPSFTGNRCNPEDAKNYIRKLYEQQAGNRDKRDEWKTLYPHFTCATDTNNIRKVFSDVKDTVLIKALRDYGVI, via the exons ATGGCGGGCTGCTGGCAGTGGTGCCACCGCAGCTGTGCGTGCTGTCTGtccgaggaggagaagacgaACCTCGCCGTGGACAAAGAGATCAAGAGGATCCtcaagcagcagaagaagaaggagagaagggaaatCAAAATCCTCCTGCTGG GCACCGGTGAGAGCGGAAAAACCACCTTCATCCGACAGATGAGGATCATCCACGGACGAGGCttctcagaggaggagaggaggacctTCGCCAAATGCATCTTCCAGAACATTGTCACCGCCATGAAGGCCATGACAGGAGCCATGACCACTCTCAGAATCCCCTACCACAATCCCGGGAACGAG ATCTACGCCAAGAGGCTGCAGGACGTGAACACGGTGCAGGTCTCACAGCTGGAGCGAGGCTACGTGGACGGGATCCGACGCCTTTGGGCCGATTCGGGCATCCGGGCTTGTTACAGCCGGCGGTGCGAGTACCAGCTGCTGGACTCCACAGAGTA ctacATGAGCAACCTGGACCGCATCTCCGCCCCGGACTACATCCCCACGGAGCAGGACGTGCTGCGAGTTCGATTCCCCACCTCGGGCATCCACGACTACTCGTTCACCATCAACAAAATCACGCTAAG GATCGTGGACGTGGGCGGCCAGAAGTCGGAGCGTCGGAAGTGGATCCACTGCTTCGAAAATGTCACCTCGCTCATTTTCCTGGCCTCCCTGAGCGAGTACGACCAGGTCCTGGAGGAGAGGGACACCATC AACCGTATGCACGAGAGTCTGGCTTTGTTCTACACCACCATCCATTCTCCGTGGTTCCTCAACACCtccatcatcctcttcctcaacaaGACGGACATCCTGGCCGACAAAGTCCAGACCTCTGACCTGCAGAAATACTTCCCCAGCTTCACAG GTAATCGGTGCAACCCCGAGGACGCCAAGAACTACATCCGCAAGCTGTACGAGCAGCAGGCCGGCAACCGCGACAAAagggacgagtggaagacccTGTACCCGCACTTCACCTGCGCCACGGACACCAACAACATCCGCAAGGTGTTCAGCGACGTCAAGGACACGGTGCTGATCAAGGCCCTCAGGGACTACGGGGTCATCTGA